The following proteins come from a genomic window of Pseudomonas hygromyciniae:
- the pgaD gene encoding poly-beta-1,6-N-acetyl-D-glucosamine biosynthesis protein PgaD, whose translation MNLIRTPQRPVMQAIDIFLTLMAWAGLVLLLVRGLVPMLDSHGGPRIDAPIFAALNTLQIYLWIALFNAVLLITWARYQQRRGKQFAQRRAATKALSDHGLSESFRLAAGELEQLRRPGVLVIHNDQEGGVQAVTTHQRKLKLVAERAV comes from the coding sequence ATGAACCTGATCCGTACCCCACAGCGGCCTGTGATGCAGGCCATTGATATCTTCCTGACCCTGATGGCCTGGGCCGGCCTGGTGCTCCTGCTGGTGCGCGGCCTGGTGCCGATGCTCGACAGCCACGGCGGCCCGCGCATCGACGCGCCGATCTTCGCCGCACTGAACACCTTGCAGATCTACCTGTGGATCGCCCTGTTCAATGCGGTGCTGCTGATCACTTGGGCGCGCTACCAACAGCGACGCGGCAAGCAGTTTGCCCAGCGGCGAGCGGCAACCAAGGCGTTGAGTGACCACGGCTTGAGCGAGAGCTTCCGACTGGCGGCGGGGGAGCTTGAGCAACTGCGCAGGCCGGGGGTGTTGGTGATTCATAACGATCAGGAGGGTGGGGTGCAGGCGGTGACGACACACCAGCGAAAGCTGAAGCTGGTGGCGGAACGCGCCGTGTAG